The following nucleotide sequence is from Streptomyces caniferus.
GCCCTGCGCGGTGCATCTGGACGTCCAGTACGCGGCGCTGGCCCCCGCGGACGCGGTGGCGGCGATCAGCGACGAGTCGCTGGATCTGCGGTGGTTCGCCTACGACGAGGTGCCCGGCGTCGCCGACACCTCGGTGGTGCGGTTGGTGGAGCGCACCCGCGCACTCCTCTAGCCGCCGGCAGACCCGCATCGCCCGCGCTTCGGCGCCCGCCCTTTCCCGGGTGGGCGCCGAAGCACGTCAACGGCGTGCCGGCAAACGTCGGTGACGCTGCGGGCGGTCAGTTGGTGAAGATGTTGCCCTGGTTCATGCCCCGCGCGCCCTGCTGGCCCATGCCGAACTGGGCGGCCGCACCGGAGCCGATGACGGCGTTCTGCGGCGGCAGCAGCTCGCTGGGCTGGACCAGTGCGTAGCCCTGGCCGAGGAAGCTGAGCTCCCAGCCCTCGCCGGTGTTGCCGCGCCGGCGGAACACTCCCGAGGAGTGCGTCTGCGCCTGCATCTGCACCCGCAGCGAGGCGGACCAGGCGACCACCGCGTCGGCGTCGGCGTTGACGTACTTGTCGGGCGTGACCTGCAGCATCAGCGGTTCGCCGGAGGTCATCAGGACCACCTGGCCCTGCCCGGAGATGTTGAGCTGGTACTTGCCGGTGCCGGAGATGCCGTACTGGCTGTCGACGGAGACGACCTCCCAGTGGAGGCGGGAGTCCAGCGCCAGGACGTAACTGCTGTCCACGGTCAGGCCGTCGTGGTCGACGTCGACGACATGGATGTACTGGGCGAGGTTGGCCAGGTAGACCGTGCCCTGCCCGGAGACGCGCATCAGGTCGAGACCCTCGCCGGAATGCGCGCGGGTGCGGTGCTGGCCGGGCGTCTGGTAGTTGCCGTCGAATTCGAGCAGCCCCTGGTAGGCGACCATCGCGCCCTTGCGGGCGAGAAGGTCCTCGTGGCCCTGGAGGGCGACGCGCAGCAGCTGGCTGTTCTGCAGGGCGTAGCGGTCCTGGGTCTGTGCCTCCGTGAAGGCGAAAAGCGGACTCTGCATGGCGTGTTCGGTCCTCCCCCTCAGCCCCGGGCCCGGAGCCGGTCGGTGCTGTCCTCGCTGGGCTGGACGACGACGAACCCGTGGCCGGAGAAGCCCAGTTGGTACGCCTCGCCGCTGCCGCGCCCGATCATCGAGGACGCCTTGAAGCTGCGCTTGCCCTTCATCTTCAGATTGGTCGACCAGGCGACCAGGGCGTCCGGGTCCACATACGTCTCGTCCTCGCCGCGGCCGCAGTCGACGACGATGGGCGTGCCCCGGGAGGTCAGGGCGACCCAGCCGGTGCCGGAGATACCGACGTTGAAGAGCCCCTGGCCGGCGAACTTCGCCATGCCCTTGACGCGCTGCACGCCCCACTGGAGCTGTGCGTCGAAGGCGAGGAGGTTGGTGCCGTTGACGGAGAGCGAATCGCCGTCGAGGTTGATGCAGACGACGTCGGCGCCGTAGTCGGCGAGGTAGAGCAGGCCGTCTCCGGAGCACTTCATCAAAGGTGCGCCTTCGCCGGTGATCCACTGGGACGCCATCTGGCGGACGGCGGGCGGGTTCGGCTCGTACTGGACGAAGCCTTCGTAGGCGACCATCGAGCCGGTGCGCGCGAAGACGTCCTGGCCGCTCTGCATGGCGATCTTCACCATGGCGCTGCCGTGGTTCTCCATACGGGCGGCGGGCGGGGTCGGGACGTAGCCCGACAGCTGCTGCTGGTTCATGACGGGCTCCCTCAGACCTCGTAGGGCTGGACGACGATGAAGTTGCCGGGCGCGCCGCGGAACTGGAGG
It contains:
- a CDS encoding AIM24 family protein, translated to MQSPLFAFTEAQTQDRYALQNSQLLRVALQGHEDLLARKGAMVAYQGLLEFDGNYQTPGQHRTRAHSGEGLDLMRVSGQGTVYLANLAQYIHVVDVDHDGLTVDSSYVLALDSRLHWEVVSVDSQYGISGTGKYQLNISGQGQVVLMTSGEPLMLQVTPDKYVNADADAVVAWSASLRVQMQAQTHSSGVFRRRGNTGEGWELSFLGQGYALVQPSELLPPQNAVIGSGAAAQFGMGQQGARGMNQGNIFTN
- a CDS encoding AIM24 family protein, whose translation is MNQQQLSGYVPTPPAARMENHGSAMVKIAMQSGQDVFARTGSMVAYEGFVQYEPNPPAVRQMASQWITGEGAPLMKCSGDGLLYLADYGADVVCINLDGDSLSVNGTNLLAFDAQLQWGVQRVKGMAKFAGQGLFNVGISGTGWVALTSRGTPIVVDCGRGEDETYVDPDALVAWSTNLKMKGKRSFKASSMIGRGSGEAYQLGFSGHGFVVVQPSEDSTDRLRARG